In Thermosynechococcus sichuanensis E542, a single genomic region encodes these proteins:
- a CDS encoding sugar transferase — MRSPASPRDIRAPRCRRIGLRSETAFALLLLTSDLVGLVLAWKLGLQLNRFYAPLPPDLAAWYWLGLPSVFWLFAAGLLFLIAVSGLYHPRGHWKNYLRLAQVLSLGYLLALAIAYFYDPKVDLPRSLFFSAWGLSVVFAVVLRLAVSLGFKLWTLRQPIRAFLVAPPERQEHLSNLLEQRSNYKIVGRAIATMANEPETLTEILNCQAQEVIVEGLPPAHLASALYWQLRQHGIALRLVPSSLEMLYRRGTPEIVAALPTLRVDMTYLNGWEYRLKRYLDVILALFGIVVLAPLFIGVAIAIKLTSPGPVFFRQERVGLHGQVFQMWKFRTMRADAPQLQAQLEAQNESADGILFKVKNDPRRTRLGSFLRKTSIDELPQLFNVLWGDMSLVGPRPLPLRDVARFHSWHHIRHQVLPGITGLWQISGRSQIGNFDEAARLDLYYIDNWSLNLDLEILVETVRIVLFGTGAY, encoded by the coding sequence ATGCGGTCTCCAGCTTCTCCCCGTGATATTCGGGCACCCCGCTGCCGGCGGATAGGGTTGCGCTCAGAAACGGCCTTTGCTCTGTTGCTATTGACCAGTGACCTTGTGGGCTTGGTATTGGCTTGGAAATTGGGCTTACAACTCAATCGCTTCTATGCACCGTTGCCCCCTGATTTGGCAGCATGGTACTGGCTGGGATTGCCCAGTGTCTTTTGGCTCTTTGCAGCGGGTCTGTTGTTTTTGATTGCTGTGAGTGGGCTGTATCACCCGCGCGGCCATTGGAAAAATTATCTGCGTCTTGCTCAGGTGCTGAGCTTGGGCTATTTACTAGCACTGGCGATCGCCTACTTCTATGATCCCAAGGTGGATTTGCCCCGCTCGCTGTTTTTTAGTGCTTGGGGCTTAAGTGTCGTCTTTGCTGTCGTGTTGCGCTTGGCAGTGAGTTTAGGGTTCAAACTTTGGACCCTACGGCAACCGATTCGCGCCTTTTTAGTGGCGCCCCCGGAGCGGCAGGAACATCTCAGCAACCTACTAGAGCAACGCTCCAACTATAAGATTGTCGGCAGGGCGATCGCCACCATGGCCAATGAACCGGAAACGCTGACCGAGATTCTCAACTGTCAAGCCCAAGAAGTAATTGTAGAAGGCCTGCCACCGGCTCACTTAGCCTCAGCACTCTATTGGCAACTGCGCCAACATGGCATTGCCCTACGGTTGGTTCCCTCCAGCCTAGAAATGCTCTACCGACGGGGCACCCCCGAGATTGTGGCGGCTTTGCCCACTCTGCGGGTAGATATGACGTACCTGAATGGTTGGGAATATCGGCTAAAGCGCTATTTGGATGTGATCTTGGCACTCTTTGGTATCGTGGTGCTGGCACCCCTCTTTATTGGGGTGGCGATCGCCATCAAACTCACCTCGCCGGGGCCGGTCTTTTTCCGCCAAGAGCGGGTGGGACTCCACGGCCAAGTCTTTCAGATGTGGAAATTTCGCACCATGCGAGCCGATGCCCCGCAACTCCAAGCGCAGTTGGAAGCACAAAATGAATCCGCCGATGGCATTCTCTTCAAGGTAAAAAACGACCCCCGCCGCACGCGCCTCGGTAGCTTCCTGCGCAAAACCAGTATTGATGAACTGCCGCAATTATTTAATGTTCTTTGGGGAGACATGAGTTTAGTAGGCCCGCGGCCACTCCCCCTGCGGGATGTTGCCCGTTTTCATTCTTGGCACCACATTCGCCATCAGGTGCTGCCGGGTATTACAGGGCTGTGGCAAATTTCTGGCCGCTCTCAGATTGGCAATTTTGATGAAGCCGCCCGCCTTGACCTTTACTACATTGACAATTGGTCGCTCAATCTCGATTTGGAAATTCTAGTGGAGACCGTGCGCATTGTGCTTTTTGGGACTGGGGCGTATTAG
- a CDS encoding cofactor assembly of complex C subunit B, translated as MSSDLIYPSTLLLTSLLAVGFVFFIRASTKERLETKEWLIAQPIAELAPRLKQYFQQRGYRLHTVSADGSEVTFQGHVAASPFLAALLFGLAVSGATAIALVLTVLFPDRGILAFGLIGLTPIAPWFYWRGAQRLETVKLSLQPHAVGTQVTLEGHRDELIVFEDTVLRS; from the coding sequence ATGTCCAGCGATTTAATTTATCCTTCAACCCTCCTCCTGACGAGCCTCTTAGCCGTCGGCTTTGTCTTTTTCATTCGTGCCTCCACTAAAGAACGCCTTGAAACCAAAGAATGGCTCATTGCCCAGCCCATTGCTGAACTTGCTCCCCGCCTCAAGCAGTATTTCCAGCAGCGGGGCTACCGCCTGCATACCGTCAGTGCCGATGGTAGTGAAGTGACGTTTCAGGGACATGTTGCCGCTAGTCCCTTTTTGGCGGCATTGCTTTTTGGCCTTGCGGTTTCCGGTGCCACAGCGATCGCCCTTGTGTTGACCGTCCTCTTTCCCGATCGCGGTATTCTGGCCTTTGGCCTCATTGGTTTGACCCCCATTGCCCCTTGGTTCTACTGGCGAGGTGCCCAGCGGCTCGAAACCGTCAAGCTCTCTTTACAGCCCCATGCAGTCGGTACCCAAGTCACCCTAGAGGGACATCGCGACGAACTGATCGTATTCGAGGACACAGTATTGCGATCCTAG
- the dxs gene encoding 1-deoxy-D-xylulose-5-phosphate synthase produces the protein MHLSELTHPNQLHGLSIAQLSQIAAQIRDKHLETVAATGGHLGPGLGVVELTLALYQTLDLDKDRVVWDVGHQAYPHKMLTGRYNNFHTLRQKGGIAGYLNRRESPFDHFGAGHASTSISAALGMAIARDLKGEKFKVVAIIGDGALTGGMALEAINHAGHLPHTNLMVVLNDNEMSISPNVGAIPRYLNKIRLSPQVQFITDNLEEQFKHIPFFGENLTPEMQRIKEGMKRLAVPKVGAVFEELGFTYVGPVDGHNLEELIATFQHAHTIPGPVLVHVATVKGKGYAIAEKDQVGYHAQNPFDLVTGKAKPSSKPKPPSYSKVFGETLTKLAENDPRIVGITAAMATGTGLDILQKRVPNQYIDVGIAEQHAVTMAAGMATQGMRPVAAIYSTFLQRAYDQVVHDVCIQKLPVFFCMDRAGIVGADGPTHQGMYDIAYLRCLPNMVLMAPKDEAELQRMIVTGINYTDGPIALRYPRGNGYGVALMEEGWEPLEIGKGELLRTGEDILLVAYGSMVYPAMQVAEILKEHGMSAAVINARFAKPLDTELILPLAQQIGRVVTLEEGCLMGGFGSAVLEALQEADILVPVLRLGVPDILVEHASPDESKADLGLTPPQMAKTIMQKFGIAQPTVVSAS, from the coding sequence ATGCACTTAAGTGAACTCACCCATCCCAACCAGTTGCATGGGTTGTCCATTGCCCAATTGAGTCAAATTGCCGCCCAAATCCGCGACAAACATTTGGAAACCGTGGCGGCCACGGGAGGACACCTTGGGCCGGGCTTGGGGGTTGTCGAACTCACCCTCGCACTCTACCAAACCCTTGACTTAGACAAAGATCGCGTGGTTTGGGATGTGGGGCACCAAGCCTACCCCCACAAAATGTTGACGGGTCGCTACAACAACTTCCATACCCTGCGGCAAAAAGGAGGCATTGCCGGCTATCTCAACCGCCGCGAAAGTCCCTTTGATCACTTTGGGGCGGGTCATGCTTCCACCAGTATTTCCGCCGCTTTGGGGATGGCGATCGCCCGCGATCTCAAGGGAGAAAAATTCAAAGTGGTGGCCATTATTGGCGATGGTGCCCTCACCGGGGGGATGGCGCTAGAAGCGATTAACCATGCCGGCCACTTGCCCCACACAAACCTGATGGTGGTGCTCAACGACAACGAAATGTCCATTTCCCCCAATGTGGGTGCGATTCCCCGCTATCTCAATAAAATCCGCCTCTCGCCGCAGGTGCAATTTATTACCGATAACCTCGAAGAGCAGTTCAAGCATATCCCCTTCTTTGGCGAAAACCTGACCCCAGAGATGCAGCGCATCAAGGAGGGCATGAAACGCCTTGCGGTTCCCAAGGTGGGTGCCGTCTTTGAGGAATTGGGCTTTACCTACGTTGGCCCTGTGGATGGTCACAATTTGGAAGAACTCATTGCCACATTCCAACACGCCCATACAATTCCCGGTCCTGTCTTGGTTCACGTGGCAACGGTTAAGGGCAAAGGCTACGCGATCGCCGAGAAAGACCAAGTGGGCTACCATGCCCAAAACCCCTTTGATCTCGTCACGGGTAAGGCCAAACCCTCCAGCAAACCCAAGCCCCCCAGCTACTCCAAAGTCTTTGGCGAAACCCTGACCAAACTCGCGGAAAATGATCCGCGCATTGTCGGCATTACAGCGGCGATGGCTACAGGCACCGGGCTAGATATTCTCCAAAAACGGGTGCCCAACCAATACATTGATGTTGGGATTGCTGAACAGCACGCCGTAACAATGGCCGCCGGCATGGCTACCCAAGGAATGCGCCCCGTAGCAGCAATTTACTCCACCTTCTTGCAGCGCGCCTACGACCAAGTTGTTCACGATGTCTGCATCCAAAAACTACCCGTCTTCTTCTGCATGGATCGGGCGGGGATTGTCGGTGCCGATGGCCCGACCCACCAAGGGATGTACGACATTGCCTATTTGCGCTGCCTGCCGAATATGGTGCTGATGGCGCCCAAGGATGAGGCCGAACTGCAACGGATGATTGTCACGGGCATCAACTACACCGATGGACCGATCGCCCTGCGCTATCCCCGTGGCAATGGCTATGGTGTCGCCCTCATGGAGGAAGGCTGGGAACCTCTTGAAATCGGCAAAGGGGAACTCCTGCGTACCGGCGAAGATATTCTCTTGGTGGCCTACGGCTCAATGGTCTATCCGGCAATGCAGGTGGCGGAAATCCTCAAGGAACACGGCATGAGTGCCGCAGTAATCAATGCCCGCTTTGCCAAGCCCCTAGATACTGAGTTGATTTTGCCTTTGGCGCAACAAATTGGCCGCGTGGTCACCTTAGAAGAAGGCTGCCTGATGGGGGGCTTTGGCTCGGCGGTACTCGAGGCACTCCAAGAGGCGGATATTCTGGTGCCTGTCTTGCGTTTGGGGGTACCGGATATCTTGGTTGAGCACGCTAGTCCCGATGAATCAAAAGCGGACTTGGGACTCACGCCCCCACAAATGGCTAAAACCATCATGCAAAAGTTTGGGATTGCTCAACCAACGGTGGTGAGTGCCTCCTAG
- a CDS encoding beta-ketoacyl-ACP synthase has translation MNVVITGIGLWTALGDTAIATWQRYCQGQTALIATPEGLVGATTLPLEKIIVTTTTQALKDAKLTAPLGSAGVVVGSSRGFQAQWETWLRQPSLPRATWLHTLPAAVSQQVAQIAGIQGIVLNPTAACATGMWAIAQGALLIEQGYCDLVLAGGVESAVSPLTLAGFRQLGVLAQERAAPFDRQRQGFGLAAGGAIVVLESEARARSRGIEPYARIAGVGLSADAEHIAAPSVNQSGALLAIQKALAQAGLTPHQIDCIHSHGTGTPRNDAAEAAWIQTLFGQGVAVTSHKGALGHTLGAAGAIAIALACLSLRAQEIPPCVGCETPDFDLDIVQHSRTAALGHILCCSYGFGGQNAVIVLAPP, from the coding sequence GTGAATGTTGTTATTACTGGGATTGGGCTGTGGACAGCGCTTGGGGACACGGCGATCGCCACATGGCAGCGCTACTGTCAAGGACAAACAGCACTCATTGCCACCCCTGAAGGACTGGTGGGTGCAACCACCTTGCCTCTTGAGAAAATTATTGTAACGACGACAACTCAAGCGCTCAAGGATGCAAAGTTAACGGCTCCCCTAGGCAGTGCTGGAGTCGTGGTTGGCTCCAGTCGTGGTTTCCAAGCTCAGTGGGAAACGTGGTTACGGCAGCCCTCCTTACCACGAGCAACATGGTTACACACCTTACCAGCCGCCGTCTCGCAGCAGGTGGCGCAAATTGCGGGTATTCAGGGGATAGTGCTCAACCCCACAGCCGCCTGTGCCACGGGAATGTGGGCGATCGCCCAAGGGGCACTGTTGATTGAGCAGGGTTATTGTGATCTGGTGTTGGCTGGGGGTGTTGAATCCGCTGTCTCCCCCTTAACCTTGGCAGGATTTCGGCAGTTGGGGGTGTTGGCTCAGGAGCGCGCGGCTCCTTTCGATCGCCAGCGGCAGGGATTTGGCTTAGCTGCCGGCGGGGCTATTGTTGTCTTGGAGTCTGAGGCACGGGCGCGATCGCGCGGTATTGAACCCTATGCCCGAATTGCGGGGGTGGGTCTCAGCGCCGATGCTGAGCATATAGCTGCCCCCAGTGTTAACCAAAGCGGTGCCCTCCTAGCAATTCAAAAGGCCTTGGCTCAAGCGGGGCTAACACCACATCAGATTGACTGTATTCATAGCCACGGTACGGGCACACCGCGTAACGATGCTGCCGAGGCCGCTTGGATTCAGACCCTTTTTGGTCAAGGGGTTGCGGTCACCAGTCATAAAGGTGCCCTTGGGCATACCCTAGGGGCTGCTGGCGCGATCGCGATCGCCCTTGCCTGCCTATCTTTGCGGGCACAGGAGATTCCCCCCTGTGTTGGCTGTGAGACTCCCGACTTTGACCTCGACATTGTTCAACACAGCCGCACTGCCGCATTAGGGCACATTCTCTGCTGTAGCTACGGCTTTGGTGGTCAGAATGCCGTGATCGTTCTGGCGCCTCCCTAG
- the cutA gene encoding divalent-cation tolerance protein CutA: MEYCVVMVTTATEAEALSLADQLVAEHLAACVQILPIRSIYRWQGTVHRDPEWQLLIKTRIALFEQVRDRLLALHSYEVPEIIALPIIAGSPTYLNWVKEQTQKPSRG; encoded by the coding sequence ATGGAGTACTGTGTGGTGATGGTTACTACTGCCACGGAAGCAGAAGCTCTCTCCTTGGCCGATCAACTCGTGGCTGAGCACCTTGCTGCCTGTGTGCAGATTCTGCCCATTCGATCAATATACCGCTGGCAAGGAACCGTACATCGCGATCCAGAATGGCAATTGCTCATTAAAACTCGCATCGCTTTATTTGAGCAGGTACGCGATCGCCTGCTAGCATTGCACAGTTACGAAGTCCCAGAGATCATTGCCCTGCCCATTATTGCTGGCTCTCCTACCTATTTGAATTGGGTGAAAGAGCAAACCCAAAAGCCATCTAGAGGTTAA
- a CDS encoding DarT ssDNA thymidine ADP-ribosyltransferase family protein, giving the protein MSEPKIKSLYYITHINNLPSIFQHGILSHQQVIERRLSPTPIYNAEIVARRQQRLTPQGRSLWEYANLYFQARNPMLYKVLSETNKHNVVILGIKPRVLDTEGALIALGNAAHSLTELVDVKTGLQVINRDYWSILNSDWWKTEDGTKRKIMAECLIPERVPPTEIHSVYVVSQESAERIRGQLHSVAVVVEPPMFFQPRRRAAITNHLFWVDGDMFFSQMQTLTISVNTVGVMGKGLASRAKYQFPDMYVVYQDVCKKKQLTMGKPYLYKREASLDSDLADEPLSLPNLNANKWFLLFPTKTHWKQSSDITGIERGLQWLVENYQAEGIQSLAVPALGCGLGGLDWQEIGPLMCRYLCQMQIQVAIYLPQEQEVPGEFLTKDFLLAS; this is encoded by the coding sequence ATGTCTGAACCTAAGATCAAAAGTTTGTATTACATTACCCATATCAACAACCTACCTTCTATCTTCCAACATGGCATTCTTTCCCACCAACAAGTTATAGAGCGTCGTCTTTCCCCCACACCGATTTATAATGCAGAAATTGTTGCGCGGCGGCAGCAACGCCTCACGCCGCAGGGGCGGAGCCTATGGGAGTATGCCAACCTCTATTTTCAAGCCCGCAATCCGATGCTCTATAAAGTCTTGAGTGAAACCAATAAACATAACGTCGTCATCTTAGGAATTAAACCCCGTGTCCTAGACACTGAGGGAGCATTGATTGCTTTAGGGAATGCCGCTCACTCCCTCACTGAGTTAGTCGATGTTAAAACTGGATTGCAAGTCATCAATCGCGATTACTGGAGCATTCTGAATAGTGACTGGTGGAAAACTGAAGACGGCACAAAGCGGAAAATCATGGCAGAATGTCTCATTCCAGAAAGAGTTCCCCCGACTGAGATTCATTCTGTCTATGTTGTCAGTCAAGAGAGTGCTGAACGCATTCGAGGACAGTTGCATTCCGTTGCAGTCGTAGTTGAACCCCCCATGTTTTTCCAGCCCCGACGACGCGCTGCAATTACCAACCATCTATTTTGGGTAGATGGAGATATGTTCTTCTCCCAAATGCAAACCTTAACCATCAGTGTCAATACTGTCGGTGTGATGGGTAAGGGATTGGCGTCACGGGCAAAATACCAATTTCCCGATATGTATGTTGTCTATCAAGATGTTTGCAAGAAAAAGCAACTCACAATGGGTAAACCCTATTTGTATAAGCGTGAAGCCTCGTTGGACAGTGATCTTGCGGATGAGCCTTTGAGCTTACCCAACTTAAATGCCAACAAATGGTTTTTACTCTTTCCGACTAAAACTCACTGGAAACAATCTTCTGATATCACAGGGATTGAGAGAGGCTTGCAATGGTTAGTGGAGAACTATCAAGCGGAAGGAATACAATCTCTTGCTGTGCCTGCCCTTGGCTGTGGTCTTGGGGGGCTAGACTGGCAAGAAATCGGGCCACTGATGTGTCGTTACCTTTGCCAAATGCAGATTCAGGTTGCCATTTACTTGCCCCAAGAACAAGAGGTACCAGGCGAGTTTTTAACCAAAGATTTCTTATTGGCTTCTTAA
- a CDS encoding ABC transporter permease: MVSLARKNLLEDFSRFLVAQLGITFAVSLVTIQTGLLEGFGRSATLLVNKSQADFWIASSELRYFGLTLPIEYQAVLDAQAVEGVAAAEPLLMQSAMWRRSETEAIDPVQVVGIEPTGTLLPLTTVAGAAPTELEEPYSVIVDRIDLNALSLTALGEQGRVNNYPATVIGWTRGVKSIVSSPYVFTSLETANLYLNFPRFDTSEPVPEFLPLVSPSTRITYVMVKAKPGEDLAKVQERLRAAFPNYQVLSRAALTEMTRRYWLASTSVGFILGLGAGVGMVVGVVIVSQILYSSVSDRLQEYGTLKAMGASDWYLYRIIIEQALWMAVLGYLPGLGLCWGLGMWTMQARAIQIIITPQLALAVFSVTVAMCVSASLLAVQKVMRLDPAQVFRA; this comes from the coding sequence ATGGTCTCCCTTGCTCGCAAAAATCTTTTAGAAGACTTTAGTCGCTTTCTCGTTGCTCAACTGGGCATCACCTTTGCTGTCAGTCTCGTGACCATTCAAACGGGACTCCTTGAGGGGTTTGGTCGCTCCGCCACTCTCTTGGTGAATAAAAGCCAAGCGGATTTCTGGATTGCCTCGAGCGAGCTGCGTTATTTTGGCCTGACATTGCCCATTGAGTATCAAGCTGTCCTCGATGCCCAAGCTGTTGAAGGGGTTGCGGCCGCAGAACCCCTCCTGATGCAGTCAGCCATGTGGCGACGTTCAGAGACAGAAGCGATCGATCCAGTGCAGGTGGTGGGTATTGAACCGACGGGAACACTACTACCTTTGACGACAGTTGCTGGTGCAGCCCCGACGGAGCTAGAGGAACCCTACAGTGTCATCGTGGATCGCATTGACCTCAATGCCCTTTCCCTCACCGCTCTGGGGGAGCAAGGTCGCGTGAATAACTACCCAGCGACGGTCATTGGCTGGACACGCGGTGTCAAATCCATTGTCTCTAGCCCCTATGTCTTTACTTCGCTGGAAACTGCGAACCTTTATTTGAACTTCCCTCGGTTTGATACCAGTGAGCCAGTCCCCGAATTTCTACCGCTTGTGTCCCCCAGCACTCGGATTACCTATGTCATGGTCAAAGCAAAGCCGGGGGAAGATTTAGCAAAGGTACAGGAACGCTTGCGAGCAGCCTTTCCCAACTATCAAGTGCTCAGTCGTGCTGCCCTGACTGAAATGACGCGGCGCTATTGGTTGGCCAGTACCAGTGTGGGATTCATTTTGGGATTAGGAGCAGGGGTGGGCATGGTTGTAGGGGTCGTGATTGTTAGTCAGATTCTCTATTCCTCGGTGAGCGATCGCCTACAGGAGTATGGCACCCTCAAAGCAATGGGGGCTTCCGACTGGTACTTGTATCGCATTATTATTGAGCAAGCCCTGTGGATGGCCGTACTCGGTTATCTGCCCGGTTTAGGTCTCTGCTGGGGATTGGGGATGTGGACGATGCAAGCGCGTGCCATCCAAATTATCATTACTCCCCAACTTGCCTTAGCTGTTTTTAGTGTTACCGTGGCCATGTGTGTCAGTGCTTCCCTATTGGCGGTTCAAAAAGTGATGCGCCTTGATCCCGCCCAAGTGTTTCGAGCTTGA
- a CDS encoding glycosyl hydrolase family 57, producing MPRPTLPWSTCPPQGEPVLSGWEQELSQVNRCPPSPPQIIPSIRAAFACALHMHQPTIPAGEDGSLISHLQYMLMHPHEGDNHNAPQFLWCYRRMGDWIPQLVAEGCQPRIMLDYSGNLLWGLEQMGQEEVLDALRRITVDTYAPYVEWLGTCWGHAVMPSTPIADIELHIRAWQHQFVALFGVEALQRVQGFSLPEMHLPNHPDTLFTLVTCLKRYGYRWLLVQEHSVEQLDGSPLPYAAKYVPNVLVARNSHGEVAEITVLIKTQGSDTKLVAQMQPYHEAKYLATHWQESLSPPCVSQIADGENGGVMMNEYPRDFMPVWHEIKANPQAGVVGLNGSEYLALLAAQGVTTDHFPRCQAVHQHQLWQALGDSPITPETVAAAIAHLEQTNPDFSMEGASWTNHLSWVKGYETVLQPMERLSAEFHRIYDPLVAADPQVTQSPAYREALLYLLTSQTSCFRYWGSGRWTDYATTICDRGMALLQATSV from the coding sequence ATGCCCCGCCCTACTCTCCCTTGGTCCACCTGTCCGCCTCAAGGGGAACCTGTTCTCAGTGGTTGGGAACAGGAGTTGAGTCAGGTGAACCGTTGCCCCCCTTCGCCCCCTCAAATAATCCCCTCTATCCGCGCGGCCTTTGCCTGTGCTCTCCATATGCACCAGCCGACCATTCCAGCAGGGGAGGACGGCAGCCTCATCAGTCACTTGCAGTATATGCTGATGCATCCCCATGAAGGGGACAATCACAACGCACCCCAATTTCTCTGGTGTTATCGCCGCATGGGGGACTGGATTCCCCAATTAGTGGCTGAGGGCTGTCAACCTCGGATTATGCTCGATTACTCTGGGAATCTCCTTTGGGGTCTGGAGCAGATGGGACAAGAAGAGGTACTGGACGCCCTGCGGCGGATTACGGTGGATACCTATGCTCCCTACGTCGAATGGCTGGGCACCTGCTGGGGACATGCGGTGATGCCCTCCACTCCAATCGCCGACATTGAGTTGCATATTCGCGCTTGGCAGCATCAATTTGTGGCACTCTTTGGGGTTGAGGCGCTGCAACGGGTACAGGGCTTTTCGCTGCCAGAAATGCATTTGCCTAACCATCCGGATACCCTCTTTACCTTGGTGACCTGCCTCAAACGCTATGGTTATCGTTGGCTGCTGGTACAGGAGCACAGTGTCGAACAATTGGATGGGTCGCCGCTGCCCTATGCCGCTAAGTATGTACCGAACGTACTCGTGGCGCGCAATTCCCACGGAGAGGTGGCGGAAATAACGGTGCTCATTAAAACCCAAGGCTCCGATACAAAACTTGTGGCACAAATGCAGCCCTATCATGAAGCCAAATATCTAGCCACTCACTGGCAAGAATCACTCTCTCCCCCCTGTGTGAGTCAAATTGCCGATGGTGAAAACGGCGGTGTGATGATGAATGAATATCCCCGCGATTTTATGCCCGTGTGGCATGAGATTAAGGCAAATCCCCAAGCGGGGGTGGTGGGTCTCAATGGCAGTGAGTATCTTGCCCTCTTGGCGGCTCAAGGAGTAACTACGGATCACTTTCCCCGCTGTCAGGCCGTACACCAACATCAACTCTGGCAGGCTTTAGGAGATAGCCCAATAACGCCAGAAACGGTTGCGGCAGCGATCGCCCACCTTGAGCAAACCAATCCCGATTTCTCGATGGAAGGTGCCTCTTGGACAAATCACCTCAGTTGGGTCAAGGGCTATGAGACAGTTCTGCAACCGATGGAACGCCTGAGTGCCGAGTTTCACCGCATCTATGATCCTTTGGTAGCAGCTGATCCGCAAGTGACCCAAAGCCCTGCCTACCGCGAAGCGCTCCTCTATCTGCTGACATCGCAAACCAGTTGCTTTCGCTATTGGGGAAGTGGCCGCTGGACAGACTATGCAACAACGATTTGCGATCGCGGGATGGCACTGTTGCAAGCAACCAGCGTTTGA
- a CDS encoding NYN domain-containing protein, giving the protein MAGSLAVALTREPLPVVVVSSAGAWVGTWVQERQRHSLTPQIADLLQRLEERLEHLETRTSGNGPRRTAIFYDIENLIKGYNIKAADVAKISLGAIQAHIRQAYPIERVLLQRAYANWSDARLGSLRREMHQLGIEPVQVFGFSYENRKNAADIQLAIDVVDLIFQDDRFDTFVIVSGDGGFGSLAKKLRQYGKTVIGCAYEDAAGKSFQAICDAFVHIPDPTVKPRPPVVSSAPLLETPTPSAIPLDPDNRRLCADLSVSLARHTEGAIAKTRQILDWYRRDPECGKLLREEGLPISKVQGAVQALLPNFDILLLGMVKFSEYLRYVCKNTIFCVFHPQGSVNQLRLGLREHLPPSAVVMANFEKRPLHSLATYRALLSHERVAIAQPTALAHVLTWLLDHRDCAATLEELATMLEQTAPAAISRSQIEIALNNCQAANILVPAPHTGDRYFVAAKITTLPAAYAALIQWLDQTLQVFFERLGAHPKPELLRALVEPSVSLPK; this is encoded by the coding sequence GTGGCGGGTTCCCTCGCTGTCGCCCTTACCCGTGAACCGCTTCCTGTGGTGGTGGTCAGTTCTGCGGGAGCATGGGTGGGCACTTGGGTACAGGAGCGTCAGCGTCATTCCCTAACCCCCCAGATCGCAGACCTCCTCCAACGTTTAGAAGAAAGACTGGAACACCTTGAAACCCGAACTTCTGGGAATGGCCCGCGGCGTACTGCTATTTTCTACGACATTGAAAACCTGATCAAAGGCTATAACATCAAAGCTGCTGATGTGGCCAAAATCTCCCTCGGTGCCATCCAAGCCCATATTCGCCAAGCCTACCCCATCGAGCGGGTGCTGCTGCAACGTGCCTATGCCAACTGGAGTGATGCTCGCCTTGGGTCGCTGCGCCGGGAAATGCACCAATTGGGGATTGAGCCTGTACAGGTCTTTGGTTTTTCCTACGAAAATCGCAAAAATGCTGCTGATATTCAATTAGCCATTGATGTGGTGGATTTGATTTTTCAGGACGACCGCTTTGATACGTTTGTGATTGTCTCCGGCGATGGTGGCTTTGGCTCCCTTGCCAAGAAGTTGCGGCAGTACGGCAAAACGGTAATTGGCTGCGCCTACGAGGATGCGGCTGGCAAGAGTTTTCAGGCCATTTGTGATGCCTTTGTCCACATCCCTGATCCCACAGTAAAACCCCGCCCGCCGGTTGTCAGTTCTGCCCCCCTCCTTGAGACGCCAACCCCCTCAGCAATTCCCTTAGATCCCGATAATCGTCGTTTGTGTGCGGATTTGAGTGTCAGTTTGGCTCGTCATACGGAAGGAGCGATCGCTAAAACGCGGCAGATTCTCGATTGGTACCGCCGTGATCCAGAGTGCGGTAAACTTCTGCGCGAGGAAGGGCTACCCATTAGTAAAGTCCAGGGAGCGGTGCAAGCTCTGCTGCCCAACTTTGATATTTTGCTATTGGGGATGGTCAAGTTCTCGGAATACCTGCGCTACGTCTGCAAAAACACGATCTTCTGCGTCTTTCATCCTCAGGGCAGTGTCAATCAACTGCGTCTTGGCCTACGGGAGCATCTTCCCCCCAGTGCTGTGGTGATGGCCAATTTTGAAAAGCGTCCCCTCCATAGTCTGGCAACCTATCGCGCTTTGCTCAGTCACGAACGGGTGGCGATCGCTCAACCTACAGCCTTGGCTCATGTTTTGACGTGGCTCCTTGACCATCGCGATTGCGCTGCAACCTTAGAGGAACTGGCCACTATGCTTGAGCAAACTGCACCAGCGGCGATCAGTCGCAGTCAAATTGAGATAGCTTTGAATAACTGCCAAGCGGCGAATATTCTCGTGCCGGCTCCCCACACGGGCGATCGCTATTTTGTTGCTGCGAAAATCACAACGCTGCCCGCAGCCTATGCAGCACTCATCCAGTGGTTAGACCAAACCCTTCAGGTGTTTTTTGAACGGCTGGGGGCACATCCGAAACCAGAACTCTTGCGGGCCTTAGTTGAGCCATCTGTTTCATTACCCAAGTAG